The nucleotide sequence GTCTTGCAATGTCATTCTTGAAGACATCCCCCAGACCCTTAATCCACCTGTTTCCATAGGTAACCCGCTGCTCGCGTTCCCGAAAGTTGAACACTTTACCGCGTGTATCGATGCTTTGCTGAAATAACGGGATTCTGGTCTCTGCCCAAAGCTGCTTTCCCAACAGAAGCGGAGAGTTTGCAACGACAGACAGAACCGGTCCCGAAATCATTTGAGCCCAGTTGTACATATCGGCGAACTCGTCAGGCTGCACCTGTAGATGGCATTGAAAGCTGGTGTTACAGGCTTCAAAAAGGATGTTATCGTGACGAAGAATCAGTTCATCCACCCCTGTAATATTCATCTCAAACTCTTCACCCCGAAGTTCTGAGAGGATCTCCGCGAGCGCCCGATAGCGTATTTTGGGAGTAAGATAATCAAGCTGAACCGCCCTGAAATCAATCGAAGGCAGAATACCGGTCAGAATAATTTTTTCATCCAGCGAAGATGCCGCCTCTTCTGCAAGTCCTAGCATTTCAATAAGCTGCTTTTCAACCTTCGAAAAACAGTCGGAACAAACCTCACATGGGTCCAGGTTGATTTCCAGGTTATACCTGGCCAACTCCGACGTAAAGTGTTTATCGTCAATGATATGCAGAACGGTGGATGCATTTTTTGACGGCTTGAAGTGCCTGTCGACCAGACAAAATTCCTGCTCTGCCCCGATTCGGGTAACACCGGTCTCGAACATACCGTCGCGGAGCATTTTTTCGATTGCCTCCACATCGTGAAGAAGGTGTTTCAGAAAATATTTTCTGCTTTCCGGATCTTTGGCAATTGCTAAATTTTGGTTTCCCATTTTTTTCTGCTCCTCCTGATGCGGTTTATTTCTGCAATCTCTTTTTATCGAGCAATCGCAGCAGACGCTTTGTGATTGTCATATAGTTCTGCTCGGTAATGATGCCCACCAACCGGTTATTTTTCACAACCGGTAGACACCCTATCTTCTGCTCGTCCATGATTTCAATCGCCTCAAGTATGGAAGCTTCAGGGTGAATGGTAATAGGATTCTTGATCATGATCTCATCAACCGATGTGCTTCCATCTGTTTTCTGATGTATGATATCATTGTACTCCCTGAATACCATTCGCATTGTTACCAAACCCACAAGATGCTTGCTGTCGTCCTCCACGGGAACATACCGTATTCGGCGCCATTCAATGAGGTTCGCAACCAGTTCCAGAATATCATCCTTTTGAACGGTAAAGAGATCCGTGGTCATGAACTCCTCAACCAGGAGAGTTGAAGGCTGCCAGGTTTCCATATCGTCCACTTTGGCGAGGCCCCACTTATGAATCGGTTCTCCTTTCTTCTGGTTTTTTACCATTGCATTCGTAAGGGCCGTAAGAGCCTGCTCCCTCGACACTTTTTTACTCAGAGAGTTATAAGACTTAATCATCCAATAGCTTCCAGTGCGGCCGGCTTCCGTACGTTCACCGATTATATCAAGATAGCTGTCCGCATCGCCCTTGTCTACCCCTGCTTTTAAAAGGCCCTCCACGGCAATCGGAAGCAGCTCTTCACAGATCAGATCCACAGCCGTATATCGTTTGTCATCGATCCAGCGGAACTTCGTTTCCAGTCCCAGTTTGGAGGCCGCAAAAAAGTTCATTTTAGCATCGTCAAAATCCATGGTGTCAGAGATATTCCCATATACATCTCCCATTCCATTGAGCAGGCCAAGCCAAAAAGCCGCATTCGCTATCTCATCCGTCACCGTGGGTCCGGAAGGGAACACCCTGTTTTCAATTCTAAGGTGAGGCTTTCCATTGCTCACACCATAGCAGGGCCGGTTCCAACGATACACGGTACCGTTATGAATTTGCAATGCACGGAGCTCCGGAACCGTACCCTCTTCAATCATTGAATCAACGTCTTCATCAATATCGGAGCTTAAAATGACACGGTAACGCGCAATATCTTCCTGATAAATTTCGAGGATACTCTCTTTGAGCCATTGGTTTCCGAATGTAACCCTCGGACTTGAGTCTCTCAGGTGATCCCCCACCTTGCGGGTATCGACCGACTGGTGGAAAAGCGCAATTCTGGTCTCTGCCCAAAGCCGCTTGCCGAAGAGCAAGGGAGAATTGACAGCACAAGACAGTACAGGGCCCGCAATTGCCTGTGCAAGATTATATTTTTGAACGAACTCATCGGGACTCACCTGCAGGTGCACCTGAAACCCGGTGTTGCACGCTTCCAGA is from Rhodohalobacter mucosus and encodes:
- a CDS encoding CBS domain-containing protein; this encodes MGDERVKLPESKEQSQQFLKYLLRDVRAMRKMLDDGWFETDNVRIGAEQELCLIDNYTRPASRAMDLLQSIDNQSFTTELAQFNLEANLTPLLFKDKCLSSMETQILQKLDTVRDAINKLNGDITLVGVLPTIRKSDLSIDNLTPLPRYRALCDAINKLRGEEYDLRIQGTDELLMRFNTPLLEACNTGFQVHLQVSPDEFVQKYNLAQAIAGPVLSCAVNSPLLFGKRLWAETRIALFHQSVDTRKVGDHLRDSSPRVTFGNQWLKESILEIYQEDIARYRVILSSDIDEDVDSMIEEGTVPELRALQIHNGTVYRWNRPCYGVSNGKPHLRIENRVFPSGPTVTDEIANAAFWLGLLNGMGDVYGNISDTMDFDDAKMNFFAASKLGLETKFRWIDDKRYTAVDLICEELLPIAVEGLLKAGVDKGDADSYLDIIGERTEAGRTGSYWMIKSYNSLSKKVSREQALTALTNAMVKNQKKGEPIHKWGLAKVDDMETWQPSTLLVEEFMTTDLFTVQKDDILELVANLIEWRRIRYVPVEDDSKHLVGLVTMRMVFREYNDIIHQKTDGSTSVDEIMIKNPITIHPEASILEAIEIMDEQKIGCLPVVKNNRLVGIITEQNYMTITKRLLRLLDKKRLQK